From Betta splendens chromosome 3, fBetSpl5.4, whole genome shotgun sequence, the proteins below share one genomic window:
- the asb7 gene encoding ankyrin repeat and SOCS box protein 7 isoform X2, whose translation MSIPIPKCVRMLNHHCRRNPELHEELQIQAAVAAGDVCAVRRMLEQGYSPKIRDANGWTLLHFSAAKGKERCVRVFLEHGADPTVKDFIGGFTALHYAAMHGRARIARLMLESEFRSDIINAKSNDGWTPLHVAAHYGRDSFVRLLLEFRAEVDPLSDKGTTPLQLAIIRERSSCRGADTNLGRLEDGQTPLHLSALRDDVLCAQMLYTYGADTNTRNFEGQTPVAVSASMSGISRPCLDFLQEVTKQPRTLQDLCRIRIRHCIGLQSLKLLDDLPIAKVMKDYLKHKFDSV comes from the exons ATGAGCATCCCCATTCCGAAATGTGTTAGGATGCTGAACCATCACTGCAGAAGGAATCCTGAGCTTCACGAGGAGCTGCAGATTCAGGCTGCTGTGGCAGCTGGAGATGTCTGTGCTGTAAGAAGAATGCTGGAGCAAGGATACTCACCCAAAATTCGTGATGCCAATGGATGGACGCTGCTTCATTTTTCTGCTgccaaaggaaaagaaagatgTGTTCGTGTTTTTCTGGAGCATGGAG CTGACCCCACAGTGAAGGACTTCATCGGTGGCTTCACAGCACTTCACTATGCTGCCATGCATGGCAGAGCACGCATTGCCCGGCTCATGCTGGAATCAGAGTTTCGCAGTGACATTATAAATGCTAAAAGCAACGATGGCTGGACTCCATTGCATGTGGCAGCCCATTACGGCCGAGACTCTTTTGTTCGCCTTCTCCTGGAGTTCAGGGCCGAGGTGGACCCACTTAGTGACAAAGGGACTACGCCTCTGCAGCTGGCCATCATCCGTGAGCGCTCCAGCTGT AGGGGAGCAGACACTAACCTTGGACGGCTTGAAGATGGACAGACCCCATTGCACCTGTCAGCCCTCAGAGATGATGTGTTGTGTGCCCAGATGCTCTATACATATGGTGCTGATACCAATACAAGGAACTTTGAAGGCCAGACGCCTGTAGCCGTGTCTGCTAGCATGTCGGGGATCAGCCGGCCCTGTCTGGACTTCTTGCAGGAGGTCACTA AACAACCTCGGACTTTACAGGACTTGTGTCGAATAAGAATCCGTCACTGCATCGGCCTTCAGAGCCTGAAGCTGCTCGATGATCTTCCCATCGCAAAGGTTATGAAAGACTATTTAAAACATAAGTTTGACAGTGTCTGA
- the aldh1a3 gene encoding aldehyde dehydrogenase family 1 member A3, with the protein MAQNGVAGGLPSPQPVKIQEIKCTKIFFNNEWHTSSTGKTFPTFNPATGSKICDVEEADQEDVDKAVQAAKVAKQRGSPWQRMESSGRGRLLYRLADLMERDRLLLATLETLDTGKPFLQSFFIDLEGSIKTLRYYAGWADKVQGRSLAIDETFVCLTKHNPVGVCGAIIPWNFPLLMLTWKLAPALSCGNTVVIKPAEQTPLTALHLGSLIIEAGLPPGVVNIVPGFGPTAGAAIASHRDVDKVAFTGSTEVGQLIKEAAARSNLKRVTLELGGKNPCIVFADCDLQLAVKETQHGAFYNQGQCCTAASRVYVEESIYEEFVHCSIESAKKIVIGDPLDPQTSHGPQIDHQQFDKIMSFIESGKQEGAKLEYGGAAVGERGLFIQPTIFSGVKDHMRIAKEEIFGPVQCILSFKSQEEAIERANCSEYGLVSAVFTTSLDKALSVSASLETGTVWINCYNALHAQAPFGGYKMSGNGRELGEYALAEYSEVKAVTIKLSQTL; encoded by the exons ATGGCACAGAACGGAGTAGCCGGAGGTTTGCCTTCTCCTCAGCCTGTAAAGATCCAGGAGATCAAATGCACCAAG ATCTTTTTTAACAATGAGTGGCACACATCCAGCACAGGGAAGACATTTCCAACGTTCAACCCAGCCACAGGTTCAAAGATCTGTGATGTGGAGGAAGCAGACCAA GAGGACGTGGACAAGGCAGTGCAGGCGGCCAAAGTGGCCAAGCAGCGAGGTTCTCCATGGCAGAGGATGGAGTCATCCGGCCGCGGGCGGCTGCTGTACAGGCTGGCTGACCTGATGGAGAGAGACCGGCTCCTGCTGGCG ACTCTGGAGACTCTGGACACAGGGAAGCCCTTTCTGCAGTCTTTCTTCATCGACCTTGAGGGCAGCATCAAAACCCTACGTTACTATGCAGGCTGGGCAGACAAGGTTCAAGGCAGGAGTCTAGCTATAG atgagacctttgtgtgtttgactaAACACAATCCTGTTGGAGTATGTGGAGCCATCATTCCT TGGAACTTCCCCCTCCTGATGCTCACTTGGAAGCTGGCACCAGCCTTGAGCTGTGGGAACACAGTGGTCATCAAACCAGCTGAGCAGACCCCCCTCACAGCTCTTCACCTGGGATCCCTCATCATAGAG GCAGGTTTGCCTCCTGGAGTTGTGAACATTGTCCCAGGGTTTGGTCCCACGGCAGGAGCAGCCATTGCCAGCCACAGGGATGTGGACAAGGTGGCCTTTACTGGCTCTACAGAg GTAGGCCAGCTGATCAAAGAAGCGGCAGCCAGAAGTAACCTGAAGAGAGTAACTTTGGAACTGGGTGGGAAGAACCCCTGCATCGTGTTCgcagactgtgact TGCAGCTGGCTGTCAAAGAAACCCAACACGGAGCTTTCTACAACCAGGGTCAGTGCTGCACCGCAGCATCACGTGTCTACGTGGAGGAAAGCATTTATGAAGAGTTTGTGCACTGCAGCATCGAAAGTGCCAAGAAGATAGTCATAGGAGACCCGCTGGATCCCCAGACATCACACGGGCCACAG ATTGACCATCAGCAATTTGACAAAATCATGAGCTTCATAGAAAGTGGGAAGCAAGAAGGAGCCAAACTGGAGTATGGTGGAGCAGCTGTTGGCGAGAGGGGCCTCTTTATTCAACCCACCATCTTCTCCGGAGTCAAAGACCATATGCGCATTGCGAAGGAAGAG ATATTTGGTCCAGTGCAGTGTATACTCAGCTTCAAGAGTCAGGAGGAGGCCATTGAGAGAGCAAACTGCTCAGAGTACGGCCTGGTGTCAGCTGTCTTTACCACAAGCCTGGACAAAgcgctgtctgtgtctgcttccCTCGAGACCGGCACCGTGTG GATTAACTGCTATAATGCTCTTCATGCTCAGGCACCCTTTGGAGGGTACAAGATGTCTGGTAATGGAAGAGAACT TGGAGAGTATGCGCTGGCTGAGTACTCAGAAGTGAAGGCAGTGACTATTAAACTGAGCCAAACCCTGTGA
- the lins1 gene encoding protein Lines homolog 1 isoform X1 produces the protein MERKRRSIDGSTLEQHLDCLADVYRCFLRESCPSQSAAVVASVIFSGVCAPDDDTHHVPAQHIQELTCCCLTLVEKMTSNLTYQPPQVSSYCSMILSTLFRDMDVMSQLVLHFQNKEQIIAHLAAKSVSASVFYHIHTSGMVPPVWLRSCVQAFHSSTPGFELDACLWSLTEVLKKLLKGPHQEILREVVAALDSSLCALCSRFFAKNRTSTQSLVDVTEDDHWKTSFCLLPDLLEVLTASSFITGAGVYLKSQRLAILHSSALLYTISCSSWYCVKKQVVLLLKRAVLQKAGEDWALEEGFSIGLKHENLSSDLIVLADTVLSAVAANWLQSIQVESASFFGGTRYVGHNREQKEDFVILRAVSLLLLRSIKLRMQTGNSSAHVDSPLQHLHKLWEFVRSCIVHLSETTHICLWVSAVFAEQDDDMMEAAKDLLSIFLHHRMSSTLEESDLLEAACASGFNPHCHFLFLLQSVSFDHSILLDFLISTETCFLEYFVRYLKYLTVYWQDFTSVCRRVSMSDTHLGFMRSYVCSGRSDISALTPNNWPQMEKGCRLVEYDSSESDQENTDISEDEPEMLMCQNRRLTASCFKQGIIRQQIKQPQRRSLNSVSSQQTSANIAGCETLARAVLCFSELKDVVTRLHTKKLFPYNPSSLLKLLAQVQKCS, from the exons ATGGAACGCAAGCGGCGCAGCATAGACGGCTCCACTTTGGAACAGCACCTCGATTGTCTGGCAGATGTTTACAGGTGTTTCCTGAGGGAATCGTGCCCCAGTCAAAGTGCGGCGGTTGTGGCAAGTGTAATATTTTCTGGGGTTTGTGCTCCGGACGATGACACACACCATGTTCCTGCACAACATATCCAGGAATTAACTTGCTGCTGTTTGACGCTGGTGGAGAAGATGACCTCGAATCTGACGTATCAGCCTCCACAAGTGAGCTCATACTGCTCGATGATCCTGAGCACATTGTTTCGGGACATGGACGTCATGTCGCAGCTT GTTCTTCACTTTCAGAACAAAGAGCAGATAATCGCCCATCTCGCCGCAAAGAGTGTGTCAGCAAGTGTCTTCTATCATATCCACACATCG GGGATGGTCCCTCCTGTCTGgctgaggagctgtgtgcaggcATTCCACAGCTCAACTCCTGGTTTTGAACTGGATGCATGTCTTTGGTCACTGACTGAAGTCTTAAAAAAGCTTCTTAAAGGACCTCATCAAG AGATCCTCAGGGAAGTCGTGGCTGCTTTGGATTCTAGCCTTTGTGCTTTATGCTCAAGGTTTTTTGCTAAGAACAGAACATCAACACAGTCTTTGGTGGATGTGACCGAAGATGACCATTGGAAAACATCGTTCTGCCTCCTGCCTGACCTGCTAGAAGTGCTAACTGCTTCCAGTTTCATAACTGGAGCTGGGGTCTATCTGAAGAGTCAGAGACTTGCTATCCTACACTCATCAGCACTGCTCTACacaatcagctgcagctcatggtACTGTGTCAAGAAGCAAGTGGTGTTACTCCTGAAGCGAGCTGTGCTACAGAAGGCTGGAGAGGACTGGGCTTTGGAAGAAGGGTTTTCCATTGGTCTAAAACATGAAAATCTTAGCTCTGACTTGATTGTGCTGGCTGACACCGTGTTATCCGCAGTAGCTGCTAACTGGTTGCAGAGTATTCAAGTGGAGTCTGCTTCTTTCTTTGGGGGAACCAGATATGTTGGACATAATCGAGAACAGAAAGAAGACTTTGTGATTCTGCGAGCTGTCAGCCTACTGCTGCTCAGGTCCATCAAGCTTCGTATGCAAACGGGTAATTCATCAG CACACGTGGACAGTCCCTTACAGCATCTACACAAACTGTGGGAGTTTGTGAGATCGTGCATTGTCCATCTGTCAGAAACCACTCACATCTGCCTTTGGGTCAGTGCAGTGTTCGCAGAGCAGGACGACGATATGATGGAAGCAGCCAAAGACTTGCTTTCCATATTTCTCCATCACAG AATGAGTTCCACACTGGAAGAATCTGATTTGTTGGAGGCAGCCTGTGCCTCCGGCTTCAACCCAcattgccacttcctgtttctgcttcagAGTGTCTCCTTCGATCACAGCATCCTTTTGGACTTCCTCATCTCCACTGAGACCTGTTTTCTGGAGTACTTTGTTCGTTACCTCAAGTACCTAACTGTTTACTGGCAGGATTTCACTTCAGTATGCAGAAGAGTCAGTATGTCAGACACTCATCTTGGTTTTATGAGGTCATATGTTTGCTCAGGTCGCAGTGACATATCTGCATTGACCCCTAACAATTGGCCACAAATGGAAAAAGGATGTCGCCTTGTAGAGTATGACAGCTCAGAGTCTGATCAGGAGAACACTGACATTTCTGAGGATGAACCAGAAATGTTGATGTGTCAGAACAGAAGATTAACTGCCTCATGTTTCAAACAGGGGATTATTagacaacaaataaaacaaccaCAAAGACGTTCACTGAACAGTGTGAGTTCCCAACAAACAAGTGCAAACATAGCTGGCTGTGAAACATTAGCTAGAgcagttctttgtttttctgagcTCAAAGACGTGGTGACAAGGCTGCATACAAAGAAACTTTTCCCATACAACCCTTCCTCACTCCTGAAGCTTTTAGCCCAAGTACAGAAATGCTCCTAG
- the asb7 gene encoding ankyrin repeat and SOCS box protein 7 isoform X1 has translation MSIPIPKCVRMLNHHCRRNPELHEELQIQAAVAAGDVCAVRRMLEQGYSPKIRDANGWTLLHFSAAKGKERCVRVFLEHGADPTVKDFIGGFTALHYAAMHGRARIARLMLESEFRSDIINAKSNDGWTPLHVAAHYGRDSFVRLLLEFRAEVDPLSDKGTTPLQLAIIRERSSCVRILLDHGANIDIQNGFLLRYAVIKGNHSYCRMFLQRGADTNLGRLEDGQTPLHLSALRDDVLCAQMLYTYGADTNTRNFEGQTPVAVSASMSGISRPCLDFLQEVTKQPRTLQDLCRIRIRHCIGLQSLKLLDDLPIAKVMKDYLKHKFDSV, from the exons ATGAGCATCCCCATTCCGAAATGTGTTAGGATGCTGAACCATCACTGCAGAAGGAATCCTGAGCTTCACGAGGAGCTGCAGATTCAGGCTGCTGTGGCAGCTGGAGATGTCTGTGCTGTAAGAAGAATGCTGGAGCAAGGATACTCACCCAAAATTCGTGATGCCAATGGATGGACGCTGCTTCATTTTTCTGCTgccaaaggaaaagaaagatgTGTTCGTGTTTTTCTGGAGCATGGAG CTGACCCCACAGTGAAGGACTTCATCGGTGGCTTCACAGCACTTCACTATGCTGCCATGCATGGCAGAGCACGCATTGCCCGGCTCATGCTGGAATCAGAGTTTCGCAGTGACATTATAAATGCTAAAAGCAACGATGGCTGGACTCCATTGCATGTGGCAGCCCATTACGGCCGAGACTCTTTTGTTCGCCTTCTCCTGGAGTTCAGGGCCGAGGTGGACCCACTTAGTGACAAAGGGACTACGCCTCTGCAGCTGGCCATCATCCGTGAGCGCTCCAGCTGTGTACGAATCCTGCTGGACCATGGTGCCAATATTGACATTCAGAATGGCTTCCTGCTCCGGTATGCCGTCATTAAGGGCAATCACTCATATTGCCGCATGTTCTTGCAGAGGGGAGCAGACACTAACCTTGGACGGCTTGAAGATGGACAGACCCCATTGCACCTGTCAGCCCTCAGAGATGATGTGTTGTGTGCCCAGATGCTCTATACATATGGTGCTGATACCAATACAAGGAACTTTGAAGGCCAGACGCCTGTAGCCGTGTCTGCTAGCATGTCGGGGATCAGCCGGCCCTGTCTGGACTTCTTGCAGGAGGTCACTA AACAACCTCGGACTTTACAGGACTTGTGTCGAATAAGAATCCGTCACTGCATCGGCCTTCAGAGCCTGAAGCTGCTCGATGATCTTCCCATCGCAAAGGTTATGAAAGACTATTTAAAACATAAGTTTGACAGTGTCTGA
- the lins1 gene encoding protein Lines homolog 1 isoform X3 encodes MVPPVWLRSCVQAFHSSTPGFELDACLWSLTEVLKKLLKGPHQEILREVVAALDSSLCALCSRFFAKNRTSTQSLVDVTEDDHWKTSFCLLPDLLEVLTASSFITGAGVYLKSQRLAILHSSALLYTISCSSWYCVKKQVVLLLKRAVLQKAGEDWALEEGFSIGLKHENLSSDLIVLADTVLSAVAANWLQSIQVESASFFGGTRYVGHNREQKEDFVILRAVSLLLLRSIKLRMQTGNSSAHVDSPLQHLHKLWEFVRSCIVHLSETTHICLWVSAVFAEQDDDMMEAAKDLLSIFLHHRMSSTLEESDLLEAACASGFNPHCHFLFLLQSVSFDHSILLDFLISTETCFLEYFVRYLKYLTVYWQDFTSVCRRVSMSDTHLGFMRSYVCSGRSDISALTPNNWPQMEKGCRLVEYDSSESDQENTDISEDEPEMLMCQNRRLTASCFKQGIIRQQIKQPQRRSLNSVSSQQTSANIAGCETLARAVLCFSELKDVVTRLHTKKLFPYNPSSLLKLLAQVQKCS; translated from the exons ATGGTCCCTCCTGTCTGgctgaggagctgtgtgcaggcATTCCACAGCTCAACTCCTGGTTTTGAACTGGATGCATGTCTTTGGTCACTGACTGAAGTCTTAAAAAAGCTTCTTAAAGGACCTCATCAAG AGATCCTCAGGGAAGTCGTGGCTGCTTTGGATTCTAGCCTTTGTGCTTTATGCTCAAGGTTTTTTGCTAAGAACAGAACATCAACACAGTCTTTGGTGGATGTGACCGAAGATGACCATTGGAAAACATCGTTCTGCCTCCTGCCTGACCTGCTAGAAGTGCTAACTGCTTCCAGTTTCATAACTGGAGCTGGGGTCTATCTGAAGAGTCAGAGACTTGCTATCCTACACTCATCAGCACTGCTCTACacaatcagctgcagctcatggtACTGTGTCAAGAAGCAAGTGGTGTTACTCCTGAAGCGAGCTGTGCTACAGAAGGCTGGAGAGGACTGGGCTTTGGAAGAAGGGTTTTCCATTGGTCTAAAACATGAAAATCTTAGCTCTGACTTGATTGTGCTGGCTGACACCGTGTTATCCGCAGTAGCTGCTAACTGGTTGCAGAGTATTCAAGTGGAGTCTGCTTCTTTCTTTGGGGGAACCAGATATGTTGGACATAATCGAGAACAGAAAGAAGACTTTGTGATTCTGCGAGCTGTCAGCCTACTGCTGCTCAGGTCCATCAAGCTTCGTATGCAAACGGGTAATTCATCAG CACACGTGGACAGTCCCTTACAGCATCTACACAAACTGTGGGAGTTTGTGAGATCGTGCATTGTCCATCTGTCAGAAACCACTCACATCTGCCTTTGGGTCAGTGCAGTGTTCGCAGAGCAGGACGACGATATGATGGAAGCAGCCAAAGACTTGCTTTCCATATTTCTCCATCACAG AATGAGTTCCACACTGGAAGAATCTGATTTGTTGGAGGCAGCCTGTGCCTCCGGCTTCAACCCAcattgccacttcctgtttctgcttcagAGTGTCTCCTTCGATCACAGCATCCTTTTGGACTTCCTCATCTCCACTGAGACCTGTTTTCTGGAGTACTTTGTTCGTTACCTCAAGTACCTAACTGTTTACTGGCAGGATTTCACTTCAGTATGCAGAAGAGTCAGTATGTCAGACACTCATCTTGGTTTTATGAGGTCATATGTTTGCTCAGGTCGCAGTGACATATCTGCATTGACCCCTAACAATTGGCCACAAATGGAAAAAGGATGTCGCCTTGTAGAGTATGACAGCTCAGAGTCTGATCAGGAGAACACTGACATTTCTGAGGATGAACCAGAAATGTTGATGTGTCAGAACAGAAGATTAACTGCCTCATGTTTCAAACAGGGGATTATTagacaacaaataaaacaaccaCAAAGACGTTCACTGAACAGTGTGAGTTCCCAACAAACAAGTGCAAACATAGCTGGCTGTGAAACATTAGCTAGAgcagttctttgtttttctgagcTCAAAGACGTGGTGACAAGGCTGCATACAAAGAAACTTTTCCCATACAACCCTTCCTCACTCCTGAAGCTTTTAGCCCAAGTACAGAAATGCTCCTAG
- the lins1 gene encoding protein Lines homolog 1 isoform X2 produces MTSNLTYQPPQVSSYCSMILSTLFRDMDVMSQLVLHFQNKEQIIAHLAAKSVSASVFYHIHTSGMVPPVWLRSCVQAFHSSTPGFELDACLWSLTEVLKKLLKGPHQEILREVVAALDSSLCALCSRFFAKNRTSTQSLVDVTEDDHWKTSFCLLPDLLEVLTASSFITGAGVYLKSQRLAILHSSALLYTISCSSWYCVKKQVVLLLKRAVLQKAGEDWALEEGFSIGLKHENLSSDLIVLADTVLSAVAANWLQSIQVESASFFGGTRYVGHNREQKEDFVILRAVSLLLLRSIKLRMQTGNSSAHVDSPLQHLHKLWEFVRSCIVHLSETTHICLWVSAVFAEQDDDMMEAAKDLLSIFLHHRMSSTLEESDLLEAACASGFNPHCHFLFLLQSVSFDHSILLDFLISTETCFLEYFVRYLKYLTVYWQDFTSVCRRVSMSDTHLGFMRSYVCSGRSDISALTPNNWPQMEKGCRLVEYDSSESDQENTDISEDEPEMLMCQNRRLTASCFKQGIIRQQIKQPQRRSLNSVSSQQTSANIAGCETLARAVLCFSELKDVVTRLHTKKLFPYNPSSLLKLLAQVQKCS; encoded by the exons ATGACCTCGAATCTGACGTATCAGCCTCCACAAGTGAGCTCATACTGCTCGATGATCCTGAGCACATTGTTTCGGGACATGGACGTCATGTCGCAGCTT GTTCTTCACTTTCAGAACAAAGAGCAGATAATCGCCCATCTCGCCGCAAAGAGTGTGTCAGCAAGTGTCTTCTATCATATCCACACATCG GGGATGGTCCCTCCTGTCTGgctgaggagctgtgtgcaggcATTCCACAGCTCAACTCCTGGTTTTGAACTGGATGCATGTCTTTGGTCACTGACTGAAGTCTTAAAAAAGCTTCTTAAAGGACCTCATCAAG AGATCCTCAGGGAAGTCGTGGCTGCTTTGGATTCTAGCCTTTGTGCTTTATGCTCAAGGTTTTTTGCTAAGAACAGAACATCAACACAGTCTTTGGTGGATGTGACCGAAGATGACCATTGGAAAACATCGTTCTGCCTCCTGCCTGACCTGCTAGAAGTGCTAACTGCTTCCAGTTTCATAACTGGAGCTGGGGTCTATCTGAAGAGTCAGAGACTTGCTATCCTACACTCATCAGCACTGCTCTACacaatcagctgcagctcatggtACTGTGTCAAGAAGCAAGTGGTGTTACTCCTGAAGCGAGCTGTGCTACAGAAGGCTGGAGAGGACTGGGCTTTGGAAGAAGGGTTTTCCATTGGTCTAAAACATGAAAATCTTAGCTCTGACTTGATTGTGCTGGCTGACACCGTGTTATCCGCAGTAGCTGCTAACTGGTTGCAGAGTATTCAAGTGGAGTCTGCTTCTTTCTTTGGGGGAACCAGATATGTTGGACATAATCGAGAACAGAAAGAAGACTTTGTGATTCTGCGAGCTGTCAGCCTACTGCTGCTCAGGTCCATCAAGCTTCGTATGCAAACGGGTAATTCATCAG CACACGTGGACAGTCCCTTACAGCATCTACACAAACTGTGGGAGTTTGTGAGATCGTGCATTGTCCATCTGTCAGAAACCACTCACATCTGCCTTTGGGTCAGTGCAGTGTTCGCAGAGCAGGACGACGATATGATGGAAGCAGCCAAAGACTTGCTTTCCATATTTCTCCATCACAG AATGAGTTCCACACTGGAAGAATCTGATTTGTTGGAGGCAGCCTGTGCCTCCGGCTTCAACCCAcattgccacttcctgtttctgcttcagAGTGTCTCCTTCGATCACAGCATCCTTTTGGACTTCCTCATCTCCACTGAGACCTGTTTTCTGGAGTACTTTGTTCGTTACCTCAAGTACCTAACTGTTTACTGGCAGGATTTCACTTCAGTATGCAGAAGAGTCAGTATGTCAGACACTCATCTTGGTTTTATGAGGTCATATGTTTGCTCAGGTCGCAGTGACATATCTGCATTGACCCCTAACAATTGGCCACAAATGGAAAAAGGATGTCGCCTTGTAGAGTATGACAGCTCAGAGTCTGATCAGGAGAACACTGACATTTCTGAGGATGAACCAGAAATGTTGATGTGTCAGAACAGAAGATTAACTGCCTCATGTTTCAAACAGGGGATTATTagacaacaaataaaacaaccaCAAAGACGTTCACTGAACAGTGTGAGTTCCCAACAAACAAGTGCAAACATAGCTGGCTGTGAAACATTAGCTAGAgcagttctttgtttttctgagcTCAAAGACGTGGTGACAAGGCTGCATACAAAGAAACTTTTCCCATACAACCCTTCCTCACTCCTGAAGCTTTTAGCCCAAGTACAGAAATGCTCCTAG